ACTAACGCCTTCGGAGCTGCAGATAGCTCCTATCTGGATGTCAATACGATCCTGACGCTTTCGTATCTTCGCTATGATTTAAGGAACTATATTTTACGAAAATATCCGCGCCATAAAATTGCAAACGACGGGACACGCTTTGGTCCAGGACAGGCAATCGTCACTCCAAAACTCATGAAGGCAGAAATCATTGCCAAATTCAGGGAATGGGAAGGCATCGGGCTCGTCGAAGATATCTCGCAATTCAAGAATGATCTCATTGTCGAAAGGCATGCATCCGATCCGAATCGTTTGGATGTCATGATGCCGCCGAATTTAGTGAATCAATTAATCGTGACAGCAGCACAGATTGGATTTGTTTTATGACCGAAGGAAATCCCCTTGTGGGATAGGAGACTTCAATGGCTCAACGACGTGCAGGGATTATTTTTTTAAAAATTGATGGAGCGCAGTTCGACGCCAAAGGCAATTTCACCTACGGCATGGGAAAACCCATGCGCGAGTCGATCATGGGATCTGATGGGTTCCACGGCTATAAAGAGATGCCTCAAGCAGCCTTTATCGAAGGTGAGATTACCGACAGCAAGGATCTCGATATTGATACGTTGGCTTCCGTCACCGATTCTACCATCACGCTAGAACTCGCGAACGGAAAAGTGGTCACGTTGCGGAATGCATTTATCACCAACAAAGACGGCCTTTCTGGTCAGACCGAAGAAGGAAATATTCCGGTCCGCTTCGAAGGCGCCAGTGCCGAGGAGGTCAAGTGAAAGAGTCCATTCAGGAAATAAAACTTTCAGAACCACTTCAGTTCGGAACGGAAAGAATCGAAACGCTTACCTTCCGAAAAGCCAAGGCAAAAGATTTTCGAGAGATGCCCATCACTCCAAATGTTGGTGATCTTTTAAATGTAGCAGCCAAGCTGACTGCACAGCCTTACTCCGTCATCGATATGCTTTCTCCCAAAGATATGGCGGAGGTCATGAAAATCCTGGGGGAGCTTATGGGCGATGGCCCCGAGACTGGCGTCAAGCTCTAGGAGCCCTCGCGTATCATTTCCATTTTCAACCCTCGGAACTCTGGGAGATGGAGATCCAGGAAATTACTTTCTGGATGCAACGACTCATGGAGATGAATGCGCGTGGCCACTGAATCTTTCAAATTAGCCCTCGTCATCAAAGCCTTTGATCAGGTCACCGCTCCGCTGAAAAAAATCAATGACTCCTTAGAGAAACTCCAAGTTCCTTTGCGGCGCATTCATAATTCATTCAGAGGGCTCACCCAAGCCGCTGGCTTTGAGAAATTAAGTTCGTCCTTTGGCAGAGTGGGACAAGCCATTGGAGATCTTGGTTCAAGTCTTTGGTCGGTGGGGAAAAAGTTCGCTCTCTTTGGTGGACTCACGGGTGTTGCTCTGGGCAAACTTATCCATGACAATGTTGAGGCTGCAAGTAAGCTCCATGACCTTTCGATCACAACAGGTGTCGGTGTGGAGGCCCTTCAAACCCTTGGCTATGCGTTTGAGCAATCAGGAGGAAGTGCTGAAGGGTTCCAAACCGCTCTCATCAAATTCGGAAAGAATTTCGGGAGTTTGAAACTCGGAAAAGGTCCGCTCGCGGAATTACTGAAAGCCACAAATCCTCAACTCCTTGGGTCTTTAAAGAACATGAAGAGCGTCGAAGAAGCTTTTAGGCTCATGATTCAGGCCGCAGGCCATGCAAAGAGCGACGCAACGAGGATCTCTCTTGCCGCTACTCTCTTCGGGAAAGACACGGAGTCTGTCACGGCCTTCACCAATCTTGCCAAAGCGGGAATTGAGGAACTTACAAAGCTGGAGCAAGAAACCCCTGGTGTTGTTTCGAGTGAACAGATTGATCGTGCCGAGAGCTTTGGTGACCTGCTGCGCAGGCTTTCATTACAGTTCAACGCAATGGTGAAGCCGATTGTCATGTCTGTGATCCCCGCATTGGATCAGTTGGGACGGAGATTCGCGGATTTTCTCCAGGGGAAAGAAAACGATGTCCGTAAATGGGCGGAAGACTTCGGAGAAAAATTGCCGGCCCGTCTTCAGGTCCTTTCAGAAGCTCTCAGCGGCTTTTGGAAAGCCTTACAGCCGG
This genomic interval from Deltaproteobacteria bacterium RIFCSPHIGHO2_02_FULL_44_16 contains the following:
- a CDS encoding phage tail protein codes for the protein MAQRRAGIIFLKIDGAQFDAKGNFTYGMGKPMRESIMGSDGFHGYKEMPQAAFIEGEITDSKDLDIDTLASVTDSTITLELANGKVVTLRNAFITNKDGLSGQTEEGNIPVRFEGASAEEVK